One region of Carya illinoinensis cultivar Pawnee chromosome 8, C.illinoinensisPawnee_v1, whole genome shotgun sequence genomic DNA includes:
- the LOC122274288 gene encoding endoribonuclease Dicer homolog 2-like: MNSEIIKEKARLEACNQHREIGALRDSLQERGNEPYIDQQPSYFPPELVGHLPKNSNILYHCYLMELEQKFAYEIPVHDIVLVLRNKLEAELGSLHFDLDVDRGSLTVNFKYVGVINLSTKQVLLCRRFQKTLLSVLIYHDLKSLNERMDGDILGVETDYLLLPATGKHQRPLIIDWKCVTSVLFSCKKNDESHLNCSLPKGRARIVQTKDGPVCTCLLQKSLVHTPHTDQVYCTTGILELNANSRMQHRRGKITTYKEYYEERHGIKLRFEHESWVSGRHIFRVKNYLQRCRNRKEKELSKQSVELPPELCSIVMSPISVNTFYSFSFVPSIMHRVESLLIAANLKKMYSDHYTQNDAIPISKVLEAITTKKCQEKFDLESLETLGDSFLKYAVTQQLFKTYQDQPEGVLTSKKEKIISNAALCEFGCHRRLPGFIRDESFDPKKWIIPGDRLGSALSEELLFNRRKIYIRETRKMESKTVADVVEALIGAFLSIGGETSALLFMEWLGIKVDFHITPYERPFPIHAEKRLNVRHLESLLNYSFRDTSLLVEALTHGSMFREIPRDYERLEFLGDSVLDYLMTKHFYYEYPGLSPEQLTDMRSASVNNECYARSAVKFGLHKHILRDSQELDKQIVKTCNNFEKLSSESTFGWDAETTFTEVLGDIIESLAGAILVDSGYNKEMVFGSIRPLLEPLITPETPMSHPVKELTELCQKKHYEMEEINKNRNDNEGLSYITVKVNAKGHLFEHTAKATNGKTAKKLAYKEVLKSLKDKKLKG; encoded by the exons ATGAATTCTGAGATCATCAAAGAAAAAGCCCGCCTTGAAGCATGCAATCAACATCGTGAGATTGGTGCATTAAGAGATAGTCTTCAAGAAAGGG GGAACGAACCTTATATTGATCAGCAACCCAGTTATTTCCCACCTGAACTGGTCGGTCATCTTCCAAAGAATTCGAATATATTGTATCATTGCTACCTAATGGAGCTGGAGCAGAAATTTGCTTACGAAATTCCAGTTCATGATATTGTGCTTGTCCTGAGAAATAAGCTAGAAGCTGAACTTGGAAGCTTGCATTTTGACTTGGATGTTGACAGGGGTAGTTTGACAGTGAACTTTAAATATGTAGGAGTGATTAATCTTAGCACAAAGCAg GTCCTTTTGTGCAGAAGATTTCAGAAAACTCTTTTAAGCGTTCTTATTTATCATGATTTGAAAAGTTTAAATGAGCGTATGGATGGAGATATTTTGGGAGTTGAGACTGATTATCTTTTGCTCCCAGCCACTGGAAAGCATCAGAGACCTTTGATCATCGATTGGAAATGTGTTACTTCTGTGCTATTTTCGTGTAAGAAGAATGATGAATCTCACTTGAATTGTTCTTTACCCAAGGGTCGTGCTCGTATTGTACAAACCAAAGATGGTCCTGTATGCACTTGCCTGCTTCAGAAGTCTTTGGTGCACACCCCTCACACTGATCAGGTGTATTGCACAACTGGGATTTTGGAATTGAATGCAAATTCACGTATGCAGCACCGTCGTGGCAAAATCACTACTTACAAGGAGTACTATGAAGAACG GCATGGCATCAAGCTGCGTTTTGAGCACGAATCATGGGTTAGTGGGAGACACATTTTTCGGGTGAAAAATTACCTTCAAAGATGCAGAAATCGGAAAGAGAAAG AATTGAGTAAGCAGTCTGTCGAATTGCCTCCGGAACTTTGTTCTATAGTTATGTCGCCGATATCAGTCAatacattttattctttctcatttgttCCTTCAATCATGCACCGGGTTGAGTCTTTGCTCATAGCTGCCAACTTAAAAAAGATGTATTCGGATCATTACACACAAAATGATGCTATTCCAATTTCCAAG GTCTTGGAAGCAATTACTACAAAGAAATGCCAGGAGAAATTTGACTTGGAATCCTTAGAAACGCTGGGAGATTCATTTCTCAAATATGCTGTGACTCAACAGCTTTTTAAGACCTATCAAGATCAACCCGAGGGTGTCCTTacttcaaagaaagaaaaaataatttcaaatgcAGCTCTTTGCGAGTTTGGATGTCACCGCAGACTTCCG GGATTTATTCGAGATGAGTCCTTCGATCCGAAAAAGTGGATCATTCCGGGTGATAGATTGGGTAGTGCATTAAGTGAGGAGTTACTTTTTAATAGGAGAAAAATCTATATTAGGGAAACTAGGAAGATGGAAAGTAAAACTGTTGCTGATGTTGTGGAGGCACTAATTGGTGCATTTCTTAGCATTGGTGGTGAAACATCAGCATTATTATTTATGGAATGGTTGGGTATAAAGGTAGATTTTCACATAACACCATATGAGAGACCCTTCCCAATTCATGCAGAGAAGCGTCTCAATGTCAGACATTTGGAGTCCCTATTGAACTACTCATTCCGTGATACTTCGTTGTTAGTGGAAGCATTGACCCATGGTAGCATGTTTCGCGAGATTCCAAGAGATTATGAG CGGCTTGAATTTCTTGGGGACTCAGTTTTGGATTATCTCATGACCAAGCATTTCTACTATGAATATCCTGGGTTGTCACCAGAACAGTTAACTGACATGAGATCTGCTTCTGTAAATAATGAATGTTATGCACGATCTGCAGTTAAGTTTGGACTACACAAACACATCCTCCGTGACTCACAAGAACTCGACAAGCAGATAGTTAAAACTTGTAACAATTTTGAGAAGTTATCATCAGAATCAACTTTTGGATGGGATGCCGAGACCACATTCACCGAG GTACTTGGTGATATTATAGAGTCTCTTGCAGGTGCCATTCTTGTAGATTCTGGATACAATAAGGAGATGGTCTTTGGTAGTATAAGGCCTCTTTTAGAGCCTCTGATCACACCTGAAACGCCAATGTCTCATCCTGTAAAGGAGTTGACTGAACTATGCCAAAAGAAGCATTACGAAATGGAAGAGATAAACAAGAACCGCAACGACAATGAGGGTCTTAGTTACATTACAGTAAAGGTCAATGCTAAAGGTCACCTATTCGAGCATACAGCTAAAGCTACCAATGGAAAAACAGCAAAGAAATTAGCTtataaagaagttttgaagTCCTTGAAGGATAAAAAGTTGAAAGGATAA